GTTATTCTAACATAATCAAAAAAAAATAGACAGAGATATCAAATCTCCATCTATTTACATATAAGACATTATAAAGAGTAATTTGGTGCCTCTTTTGTAATTTGTACGTGATGTGGGTGACTTTCACGTAAACCAGCACCTGACATACGAATAAATTGTGCATTCTCACGTAAGAATTCTAAGTCATTTGCTCCGCAATACCCCATACCTGCACGTAAACCACCAACTAATTGGTGAACTGTATCAGCTAAAGGTCCTTTATATGGCACACGGCCTTCGATACCTTCTGGAACAAGTTTTTTATTACCTTCTTGGAAGTAACGATCTTTACTTCCTTTTTCCATTGCTCCAACAGAGCCCATACCACGATACACTTTAAATTGGCGACCTTGGTAAATTTCAGTTTCTCCTGGACTTTCAGCTACACCAGCAAACATACTACCAAGCATTACAACGTGTGCTCCTGCTGCTAAAGCTTTTACCATATCACCAGAGTATTTAATACCACCATCAGCAATGACTGGAATACCGTGCTTACGAGCTTCTGTCGCACAATCATATACAGCTGTTAATTGTGGTACACCAACACCAGCTACAACGCGTGTTGTACAAATAGAACCTGGTCCAATACCAACTTTGATAACATTTGCACCTGCTTCAATTAATGCGCGTGTCGCTTCAGCTGTGGCAACGTTACCTGCAATAATATTTAGTGTTGGGTACTTCGCACGAACTTCTTTCACCTTCTCAATGACACCTTGAGAATGTCCATGAGCTGTATCAAGTACAATTACGTCTACGTTTGCTTTTACTAATGCATCG
This sequence is a window from Bacillus pseudomycoides DSM 12442. Protein-coding genes within it:
- the guaB gene encoding IMP dehydrogenase, encoding MWESKFVKEGLTFDDVLLVPAKSDVLPREVSVKTVLSESLQLNIPLISAGMDTVTEADMAIAMARQGGLGVIHKNMSIEQQAEQVDKVKRSESGVISDPFFLTPDHQVYDAEHLMGKYRISGVPIVNNLEEQKLVGIITNRDMRFIQDYSIKISDVMTKEKLITAPVGTTLEEAEKILQKYKIEKLPLVDNNGVLQGLITIKDIEKVIEFPNSAKDKQGRLLVGAAVGVTADAILRIDALVKANVDVIVLDTAHGHSQGVIEKVKEVRAKYPTLNIIAGNVATAEATRALIEAGANVIKVGIGPGSICTTRVVAGVGVPQLTAVYDCATEARKHGIPVIADGGIKYSGDMVKALAAGAHVVMLGSMFAGVAESPGETEIYQGRQFKVYRGMGSVGAMEKGSKDRYFQEGNKKLVPEGIEGRVPYKGPLADTVHQLVGGLRAGMGYCGANDLEFLRENAQFIRMSGAGLRESHPHHVQITKEAPNYSL